From the Deinococcus radiophilus genome, one window contains:
- a CDS encoding phosphoglycerate kinase produces MQTLENFDVQGKKVLVRVDYNVPLKGGVVQDDTRITASLPTLQKLLDGGAALILTSHLGRPKGGYEEQFSLKGIAPVLEGHLGRPVRFVEGLPSSNEVAQAAAGLKAGDVLLLDNVRFEEGEEKNDQALNGKLAALADAFVLDAFGSAHRAHSSVSGVAAGLPHAAGLLLQREVDALNRLTENPQSPYVVIIGGAKVSDKIKVIENLLPKVDKMLIGGGMMFTFIKARGGQIGKSLVEDDQVDYARGLLDRYGDKLTLPTDAVAADQFAEDAQTQVVPADQIPDGWMGLDIGPDTQQAYAEALKGAKTVFWNGPMGVFEMSAFAAGTNAVAAAVAGLGEGAYTVIGGGDSVSAINKSGQADKVSHISTGGGASLELLEGKELPGVKAMA; encoded by the coding sequence ATGCAAACACTGGAAAATTTCGACGTTCAGGGCAAGAAAGTCCTGGTCCGCGTGGATTACAACGTGCCCCTGAAAGGCGGCGTGGTGCAGGACGATACCCGTATTACCGCCAGCCTGCCGACCCTGCAAAAACTGCTGGACGGTGGCGCCGCCCTGATTCTGACCAGTCACCTGGGCCGTCCAAAAGGAGGCTATGAGGAGCAGTTCTCACTGAAGGGCATTGCACCCGTGCTGGAAGGACACCTGGGCCGCCCGGTGCGTTTCGTGGAAGGGCTGCCGAGCAGTAACGAGGTCGCGCAGGCTGCTGCTGGGTTGAAGGCGGGCGACGTGCTGCTGCTGGACAACGTGCGCTTTGAGGAAGGCGAGGAGAAAAACGACCAGGCGCTGAACGGCAAGTTGGCTGCGCTGGCTGACGCTTTTGTGCTGGACGCCTTTGGTAGCGCGCACCGTGCCCACTCCAGCGTGAGCGGTGTCGCCGCGGGGCTGCCGCACGCCGCAGGTCTGCTGCTCCAACGTGAAGTAGACGCCCTGAACCGCTTGACCGAGAACCCCCAGAGCCCTTACGTGGTCATCATCGGCGGGGCCAAGGTCAGCGACAAGATCAAGGTGATCGAGAACCTGCTGCCCAAGGTAGATAAGATGCTGATCGGCGGCGGAATGATGTTTACCTTTATCAAGGCGCGGGGTGGGCAAATCGGGAAAAGCCTGGTGGAAGACGACCAGGTGGACTATGCCCGTGGACTGCTGGACCGGTACGGCGACAAACTGACGCTGCCCACCGACGCGGTGGCCGCTGACCAGTTTGCCGAGGACGCCCAGACCCAAGTGGTCCCCGCCGACCAGATTCCTGACGGCTGGATGGGCCTGGACATCGGCCCCGATACGCAGCAGGCTTATGCCGAGGCGCTGAAGGGTGCCAAAACCGTGTTCTGGAATGGCCCAATGGGTGTGTTCGAGATGAGTGCTTTCGCCGCTGGAACCAACGCGGTCGCTGCGGCGGTGGCCGGACTGGGCGAAGGCGCTTACACCGTGATCGGCGGCGGCGACTCGGTGAGCGCCATCAACAAGAGCGGTCAGGCCGACAAGGTCAGCCACATCAGCACCGGCGGCGGGGCCAGCCTGGAACTGCTCGAAGGCAAGGAATTGCCGGGCGTCAAGGCGATGGCATGA
- the gap gene encoding type I glyceraldehyde-3-phosphate dehydrogenase codes for MKVGINGFGRIGRLVFRILESRGIEVVGINDLMDEQSMANMLKYDSTAGRFSGTVEYDEQNLIVNGKKIRSFAERDPEQIPWGELGADIVVESTGIFTDGTGDKGADKHLKAGAKKVIITAPAKGEDISIVLGVNEEDYDSAQHNIISNASCTTNSLAAPMKVLDEAFGIEKAIMTTVHSYTNDQNILDAPHKDPRRARAGAINIIPTSTGAAKAVAQVYPAVKGKFDGTSLRVPTPTGSISDVSVILGRDVTAEEVNAVFKKAAEGSHQGIIEYTEDPIVLTDIQGNPHSAIIDGGLTMAMGNLVKFFSWYDNEWGYSNRIADVVELVQKKG; via the coding sequence ATGAAAGTAGGCATTAACGGATTTGGCCGCATTGGCCGCCTGGTGTTCCGCATTCTGGAAAGCCGCGGCATTGAAGTCGTCGGCATCAACGACCTGATGGACGAGCAGAGCATGGCCAACATGCTCAAGTACGACTCCACCGCGGGCCGCTTTAGCGGCACCGTCGAGTACGACGAGCAGAACCTGATCGTCAACGGCAAGAAGATCCGTTCCTTCGCTGAGCGCGACCCTGAGCAGATTCCCTGGGGTGAGCTGGGCGCCGACATCGTGGTGGAAAGTACCGGCATCTTCACCGACGGCACGGGCGACAAAGGAGCCGACAAGCACCTCAAGGCCGGGGCCAAGAAAGTCATCATCACCGCGCCCGCTAAAGGCGAAGACATTTCCATCGTGCTGGGCGTCAACGAAGAGGACTATGACTCCGCGCAGCACAACATCATCTCCAATGCCAGCTGCACCACCAACAGCCTGGCCGCGCCCATGAAGGTGCTGGATGAAGCCTTTGGCATCGAGAAGGCCATCATGACCACGGTGCACTCCTACACCAACGACCAGAACATTCTGGACGCGCCCCACAAAGACCCCCGCCGCGCCCGCGCCGGAGCGATCAATATCATCCCCACCAGCACCGGCGCCGCCAAGGCTGTGGCTCAGGTGTACCCTGCCGTCAAGGGCAAGTTTGACGGCACCTCGCTGCGCGTGCCCACCCCCACCGGCTCAATCAGCGACGTGAGTGTGATTCTGGGCCGTGACGTGACCGCCGAAGAAGTGAACGCCGTGTTCAAGAAGGCCGCTGAGGGCAGCCACCAGGGCATCATCGAGTACACCGAAGACCCCATCGTGCTGACCGACATCCAGGGCAACCCCCACAGCGCCATCATTGACGGTGGGCTGACCATGGCCATGGGCAACCTGGTCAAATTCTTCAGCTGGTACGACAACGAGTGGGGCTACTCCAACCGCATCGCCGATGTGGTGGAACTGGTCCAGAAGAAGGGCTAA
- a CDS encoding DUF2946 family protein yields MPPDFTTLLLSGLRGPLRQLRRQRQAAVGGLLALLALLGGAAFQMRNGGGLSPQLYAAMQAQSASEHAGHTGHVGHAAPTQAPVSGSGKHASHDPKAHCGFCVTQAFGTEDLPLDLLAPAPDSLPTAIRLRPTAAQSWPRWTDARAPPENS; encoded by the coding sequence GTGCCTCCTGATTTCACCACCTTGCTCCTGTCCGGCTTACGCGGGCCCCTGCGCCAGCTCAGGCGGCAGCGGCAGGCGGCAGTGGGTGGGTTGCTCGCACTGCTGGCCTTGCTGGGCGGGGCCGCATTTCAGATGCGAAATGGCGGCGGTCTCAGCCCGCAGCTCTACGCGGCCATGCAGGCACAGTCGGCGTCTGAACACGCGGGCCATACGGGTCACGTTGGGCACGCGGCACCTACCCAGGCTCCAGTATCCGGCTCAGGCAAACACGCCAGCCATGACCCCAAGGCCCACTGTGGCTTTTGTGTGACCCAGGCCTTCGGCACGGAAGACCTGCCGCTGGATTTGCTGGCCCCGGCTCCCGACTCCCTGCCCACGGCCATCCGGTTGCGGCCTACGGCGGCCCAGAGCTGGCCCCGCTGGACCGACGCCCGCGCTCCGCCTGAGAACAGCTGA
- a CDS encoding MbnP family protein, whose amino-acid sequence MFKHLIPLSALVLSGAGLAAPLTLTLSLTDGAEPFFYHRPLTINGRDLKVQDVRFYVSNVALVRADGTEVPVEGLSLAELKKGTPPQNIQIFSGDAPEGEYRGLRFDVGVPRELNHLDATTAKAPLSIEEGMYWAWNSGYIFFSLHGDVGGTKVANHIGGDNHRVTVNLADLQKPGTALTVGTDGLNVPLNLDLQKLYAAGTGGEAWDFSKPQYQQVHFGAVADQFFANAAGAFSRAPAPEAVAAPAPSALPQVATPSTQPMMRH is encoded by the coding sequence ATGTTCAAACACTTGATCCCTCTGTCTGCCCTGGTCCTCTCGGGCGCTGGCCTCGCCGCCCCACTGACCCTGACCCTCAGCCTGACCGACGGCGCAGAACCGTTCTTCTACCACCGACCGCTGACCATCAACGGACGAGACCTGAAGGTGCAGGATGTGCGCTTCTACGTGTCCAACGTGGCTCTGGTGCGCGCCGACGGCACTGAAGTGCCCGTAGAAGGTCTCAGCCTGGCTGAACTGAAAAAAGGCACGCCGCCCCAGAACATCCAGATCTTTAGCGGTGACGCACCCGAAGGTGAGTACCGGGGCCTGCGCTTCGACGTGGGCGTGCCGCGTGAGCTGAACCACTTGGACGCCACCACCGCCAAAGCGCCGCTGAGCATTGAAGAAGGCATGTACTGGGCCTGGAACAGCGGCTATATCTTTTTCAGCCTGCATGGTGACGTGGGCGGCACCAAGGTCGCCAATCACATTGGCGGCGACAATCACCGCGTGACGGTCAACTTGGCTGACCTGCAAAAGCCTGGCACGGCGCTGACGGTGGGCACGGACGGCCTGAATGTACCGCTGAATCTGGATCTGCAAAAGCTGTACGCTGCCGGGACCGGGGGAGAGGCTTGGGATTTCAGCAAGCCGCAGTACCAGCAGGTCCATTTCGGAGCTGTGGCCGATCAGTTTTTCGCGAATGCCGCCGGAGCTTTCAGCCGCGCTCCTGCGCCTGAAGCGGTCGCTGCGCCGGCCCCCAGCGCGCTGCCTCAAGTGGCCACCCCAAGCACTCAGCCCATGATGCGGCACTGA
- a CDS encoding cytochrome-c peroxidase: protein MHLQPVAAGLFGVTAAALLLTLGNLGVSAQTADPGEAKRAELGRELFYAPILSSDGQVSCATCHQQDKAFTDGRATSLGAFGRTGQRSAPSLVNVAARTRLFWHGGSPSLELQALGPLADPNEHDFRPEETVQTLEDSPYYAGRFREVFGAAPSLSGLTQALAAFERTIVSYDAPFDRYSAGDADAMGAAAVRGMDLFYGQAECFHCHTGRNFSDNRAHNNGFLLFNPDIGVAQLTDAEEDVGKFITPTLRNVGLTAPYMHAGQIGTLEEVIDHYDGGGQPNPNADGLIRPLGLSDRDRADLLAFLHALTDESISTNPAWGPPPAHKETK from the coding sequence ATGCATCTTCAACCCGTGGCTGCTGGCCTGTTCGGCGTGACCGCCGCAGCGCTGCTTCTCACGCTGGGCAACCTGGGTGTTTCGGCCCAGACCGCTGATCCCGGCGAAGCCAAACGCGCCGAACTGGGCCGCGAGCTGTTCTATGCGCCGATACTGAGCAGTGACGGTCAGGTGTCGTGTGCAACCTGCCACCAGCAGGACAAAGCCTTTACCGATGGCCGCGCCACCAGTCTGGGGGCGTTTGGGCGCACAGGTCAGCGCAGCGCTCCCAGCCTGGTCAATGTTGCGGCCCGCACGCGGCTGTTCTGGCACGGCGGCAGTCCCAGTCTGGAACTGCAGGCCCTGGGGCCACTGGCGGACCCCAACGAACACGACTTCCGCCCCGAAGAAACTGTGCAGACGCTAGAGGACAGTCCTTATTACGCCGGGCGCTTTCGGGAGGTTTTCGGGGCCGCTCCCAGCCTGAGCGGACTCACTCAGGCCCTGGCCGCTTTCGAGCGCACCATTGTGAGTTATGACGCGCCGTTCGACCGCTATAGCGCCGGAGACGCGGATGCTATGGGTGCCGCAGCGGTGCGCGGCATGGACCTGTTTTACGGCCAGGCCGAGTGTTTTCACTGCCACACCGGGCGCAATTTCAGCGACAATCGGGCGCACAACAACGGCTTTTTGCTGTTCAACCCCGATATCGGCGTGGCGCAGCTGACCGATGCCGAGGAGGACGTGGGCAAGTTCATCACGCCCACGCTGCGGAACGTCGGCCTGACTGCGCCGTACATGCACGCCGGACAGATAGGCACGTTGGAAGAAGTGATTGACCACTATGACGGGGGCGGCCAGCCTAACCCCAATGCGGACGGACTGATTCGCCCACTGGGGCTGAGTGACCGCGACCGGGCCGATCTGCTGGCCTTCCTGCACGCCCTGACTGATGAATCTATTTCCACCAACCCGGCCTGGGGACCACCCCCGGCCCACAAGGAGACAAAATGA
- a CDS encoding copper resistance CopC family protein, translating to MRRSLHLLALLTGLALPAATAHTAVTSISPAAGSTVNAPREVTLRFSESVNLRYSIFKVYPLPAGQSGQRAAATLTRRVIALRGDEAQRADTYRPRLGHGQGVAVPLKSSLKPGAYVLMWRLMSADGHPVTGQTVFHVR from the coding sequence ATGCGCCGCTCCCTGCACTTGCTGGCCCTTCTGACCGGGCTGGCCCTGCCTGCTGCCACCGCCCACACTGCCGTGACAAGCATCTCCCCGGCGGCAGGCAGTACGGTCAATGCCCCCCGCGAAGTCACCCTGAGATTCAGCGAAAGCGTCAACCTGCGCTATTCCATTTTCAAGGTGTATCCTCTGCCGGCTGGACAGAGCGGCCAACGCGCCGCTGCCACGCTCACCCGCCGGGTGATCGCCCTGCGCGGCGACGAGGCGCAGCGGGCCGACACTTACCGTCCGCGCCTGGGTCACGGTCAGGGGGTCGCTGTGCCACTCAAGTCCAGCCTCAAACCCGGCGCATATGTTCTGATGTGGCGTCTGATGTCTGCCGACGGCCATCCGGTGACAGGCCAGACCGTCTTTCACGTCCGGTGA
- a CDS encoding aspartate kinase — translation MSHSLLVMKFGGTNMQDAAAIRHSASLSARSIHQGVKVVVVVSAMAGVTNALLTIADAAETGDIAAANDSLAEIRTRHMTAAAELGGRPDSATVRELRELLETLRQAIYGVYLLRELSPRSRDMIVAFGERLSAPLMSLALSQMELRAHHLTGGAAGILTDRHFGSARPLPQSAERIRDRLGGLLDAGVTPVVAGFMGETEGGAITTLGRGGTDYSATILAGALAADEVWAWKDVDGVMTADPRVIPDAQNISELSYGEVMELAYFGAKVLHPLAVTPLQESGIPLRVKSAADPDFPGTLVRAEAAMDIQHPVKAVTAIRNVSLINVTGAGVLGVPEVVASLFSAIARENITLLMVSQSSSMSNVSIAVPDADAGRAMEALRLSAADDLSYEQQTGKAVLAIVGGGMRGQKGVSARMFTALAEADTNILMISQGSSELNVSVAIENSEVDGATRAVHAAFSLGRGAE, via the coding sequence ATGTCTCATTCGTTGCTGGTCATGAAATTCGGTGGAACCAACATGCAGGACGCGGCGGCCATTCGGCATTCCGCGTCGCTGTCGGCCCGCTCTATCCATCAGGGTGTGAAGGTGGTCGTGGTGGTTTCGGCGATGGCTGGCGTGACCAACGCGCTGCTGACCATCGCCGACGCTGCCGAAACAGGTGATATTGCCGCCGCGAACGACAGCCTGGCGGAAATCCGCACCCGCCACATGACCGCCGCCGCCGAACTGGGTGGACGCCCTGATAGTGCCACGGTCCGTGAACTTCGTGAACTGCTCGAAACCTTGCGTCAGGCCATCTACGGCGTCTATCTGCTGCGCGAACTCAGCCCCCGCTCCCGCGACATGATCGTGGCGTTTGGAGAGCGGCTCAGCGCACCGCTGATGAGCCTGGCCCTCTCGCAAATGGAACTGCGGGCACATCATCTGACCGGCGGCGCGGCGGGTATCCTCACGGACCGTCATTTTGGAAGTGCTCGCCCACTGCCCCAGAGTGCCGAACGTATCCGTGACCGTCTGGGCGGCCTGCTGGACGCGGGCGTGACCCCGGTGGTGGCCGGCTTCATGGGGGAAACCGAAGGCGGCGCGATCACCACCCTGGGACGTGGCGGCACCGACTACAGCGCCACCATCCTGGCCGGGGCGCTGGCTGCCGACGAGGTCTGGGCCTGGAAGGACGTGGACGGCGTGATGACCGCCGACCCCCGCGTGATTCCCGACGCGCAAAACATCTCTGAGCTGAGCTACGGCGAGGTGATGGAACTGGCCTACTTCGGTGCCAAGGTGTTGCATCCCCTGGCCGTCACGCCTCTGCAGGAAAGCGGCATTCCCCTGCGGGTCAAGAGTGCTGCCGACCCTGACTTCCCTGGCACCCTGGTCCGCGCTGAAGCAGCGATGGATATTCAGCATCCGGTCAAGGCCGTGACCGCCATTCGCAATGTCAGCCTGATCAACGTGACCGGGGCCGGGGTGCTGGGCGTACCGGAAGTGGTCGCCAGCCTGTTTTCAGCCATCGCCCGCGAGAACATCACCCTGCTGATGGTGTCCCAGAGCAGCTCCATGAGTAACGTGTCTATCGCCGTGCCTGATGCCGACGCTGGCCGCGCCATGGAAGCCCTGCGCCTCTCTGCCGCCGATGACCTGAGTTACGAGCAGCAGACCGGCAAAGCGGTGCTGGCCATCGTGGGCGGCGGGATGCGCGGCCAGAAGGGGGTTTCGGCCCGCATGTTCACCGCCCTGGCCGAAGCCGACACCAACATCCTGATGATCTCGCAGGGGTCCAGCGAGTTGAACGTATCGGTAGCGATTGAAAACAGTGAGGTGGATGGGGCCACCCGCGCTGTGCACGCCGCCTTCAGCCTGGGCCGGGGCGCGGAGTAA
- a CDS encoding DsbA family protein — protein sequence MKKTMLVALTLLLPAGQAQLWATPHATVAQPILAAFSGEGDIWHQGDVRLELDRVGQRVIGIYVTAPQAQTEAVARGILAAWGAPETAVPDLQKLLDDPGFQKQVSGQLFEELDQSGGSAVHVRLRGGQWEVYTAIKVHDTAAFPPVTSALGNETAQARIDIASDYQCPYCNQLWQGEALAEWRRKPGVYRLNYHHFPLGMHPLALPAAQYAECAAEQGRFWEFSDEINADFDRWMGQPDAEARQSFMAYAVSAGAKQPEMEACLDKVNTQAIMGTMTILQGQFGVNSTPSVFVNGIRVGNYADAAQIRAIRAVTEAGPGAGNVIAKRLETMR from the coding sequence ATGAAAAAAACGATGTTGGTGGCCCTGACCCTGCTGCTTCCGGCAGGTCAGGCGCAACTTTGGGCAACGCCTCACGCCACGGTAGCTCAGCCCATATTGGCCGCGTTCAGCGGCGAAGGAGACATCTGGCACCAGGGGGATGTGCGCCTAGAACTGGACCGGGTTGGGCAGCGGGTCATCGGAATATATGTGACGGCCCCACAGGCCCAGACGGAAGCGGTGGCCCGTGGCATTCTGGCCGCCTGGGGAGCGCCGGAAACGGCTGTGCCGGACCTGCAAAAGTTACTGGATGACCCTGGCTTTCAGAAGCAAGTGTCGGGTCAACTGTTCGAGGAACTCGACCAATCCGGAGGAAGCGCCGTGCATGTGCGCCTACGCGGCGGTCAGTGGGAGGTGTACACAGCGATCAAGGTGCATGACACCGCCGCCTTTCCCCCAGTCACCAGCGCCTTGGGCAATGAGACCGCACAGGCACGCATCGACATTGCCAGTGATTATCAGTGCCCTTACTGCAACCAGCTCTGGCAGGGGGAGGCGCTGGCCGAGTGGCGGCGCAAACCCGGTGTGTACCGGCTGAACTATCACCATTTCCCACTGGGGATGCATCCGCTGGCGCTGCCTGCTGCACAGTATGCCGAGTGCGCCGCCGAACAGGGGCGCTTCTGGGAATTCTCGGATGAGATCAATGCAGACTTTGACCGCTGGATGGGGCAGCCCGACGCCGAGGCCCGTCAGAGCTTTATGGCGTACGCCGTCAGTGCCGGAGCCAAACAGCCGGAAATGGAAGCCTGCCTGGACAAGGTGAACACTCAGGCCATTATGGGCACCATGACCATCTTGCAGGGGCAGTTCGGGGTGAACAGCACGCCGTCGGTGTTCGTGAACGGCATCCGGGTAGGCAACTATGCCGACGCCGCGCAGATTCGGGCCATCCGGGCGGTGACCGAAGCGGGGCCGGGCGCGGGGAATGTGATTGCGAAGCGGCTGGAAACGATGCGCTGA